A window of the Mucilaginibacter sp. cycad4 genome harbors these coding sequences:
- the secG gene encoding preprotein translocase subunit SecG — MYIVLIIVTVIVCALLGLIVLIQNPKGGGLASNFSSSSQLMGVQKTGDFLEKGTWALAITLMVLSLAINVAVKGGSSNNADNPALREQIEKASKPSNALPSATPALTPSATPAAPKADSSKK, encoded by the coding sequence ATGTATATCGTTTTAATCATTGTTACCGTAATTGTATGTGCTCTGTTAGGGCTTATCGTACTTATCCAAAACCCTAAAGGCGGTGGTTTGGCATCAAATTTTTCAAGCTCATCACAGTTAATGGGGGTACAAAAAACCGGCGACTTCTTAGAAAAAGGTACCTGGGCATTAGCTATAACCCTTATGGTATTGTCATTGGCTATTAATGTTGCTGTAAAAGGAGGCTCATCAAACAATGCAGACAATCCTGCGCTGCGTGAGCAAATTGAAAAAGCTTCAAAACCAAGCAACGCGCTTCCTTCAGCAACTCCGGCATTAACGCCATCTGCTACACCGGCAGCTCCTAAAGCCGACAGCAGCAAAAAATAA
- a CDS encoding LptE family protein, with product MKKLLGIISVCVLVLICPSCYTLKNQSIPPSLKTINVQFFENNAALVVNNLSQTFTEALKDRIRTQTSLSLVRGEADATMSGAITGYSIAPASIQATANNVAPIADANRLTITVRVKFSFDAAKTPADKKISFEDSFTKFADYRGDISSQEQNLIQQINKQLIDDIFNKAFSNW from the coding sequence ATGAAAAAACTCTTGGGGATTATTTCAGTGTGTGTGCTGGTACTTATATGCCCGTCATGTTATACGCTCAAAAATCAATCAATCCCGCCCAGTTTGAAGACCATCAATGTACAGTTTTTTGAAAATAACGCAGCTTTGGTGGTAAATAACCTGAGCCAAACTTTCACCGAAGCGTTAAAAGACAGGATCCGTACACAAACCAGCCTAAGCTTAGTCCGCGGCGAGGCCGATGCAACCATGTCGGGCGCTATTACCGGTTATTCTATCGCTCCGGCATCTATTCAGGCTACTGCAAATAATGTGGCCCCAATTGCTGACGCTAACAGGCTTACTATTACCGTTCGTGTTAAATTTTCATTTGATGCCGCGAAAACTCCGGCAGATAAAAAAATTAGCTTTGAAGATAGTTTTACTAAGTTTGCCGATTATAGGGGAGATATTTCTTCGCAGGAGCAAAACCTGATACAGCAAATCAATAAGCAATTAATTGATGATATTTTTAACAAGGCCTTTTCTAATTGGTAG
- a CDS encoding sigma-54 dependent transcriptional regulator — MEVQEIKQRFGIIGNSPLLNRAITIANQVAPTDISVLITGESGSGKEVFSHIIHQMSPRKHGPFIAVNCGAIPEGTIDSELFGHEKGAYTGAVGERKGYFETVNGGTIFLDEIAEMPLGTQARLLRVLESGQYIKVGSSKVEKTNVRVIAATNVDVYEAVKNGKFREDLYYRLNTVPLKIPPLRDRKEDVFLLFRKFTADFTDKYRTPPIQLDEEAQQVLTNYSWPGNVRQLKNMAEQLAVLERDRIITAQTLLTYIPHEAGARNLPMRLDHQPKEDFSERDILYKVLFDMKRDMVELKKLVADIIEHGGVSPHYANNPQTLNQLYRDIELHGNNEPQFTLQQPVNTVTNNSSNSNTIDGFNITHDAEEVEESLSLIEKESDLIRKALKKHKGKRKLAANELGISERTLYRKIKELNL, encoded by the coding sequence ATGGAAGTACAGGAAATAAAACAACGCTTCGGGATCATTGGCAATTCGCCATTGCTTAACCGGGCTATAACTATAGCAAACCAGGTTGCACCTACTGATATCTCGGTATTGATTACCGGCGAGAGTGGTAGTGGCAAGGAGGTTTTTTCGCATATCATACACCAGATGAGCCCGCGTAAGCATGGGCCTTTTATTGCCGTTAACTGCGGCGCGATACCTGAAGGTACCATCGATTCGGAACTTTTTGGTCACGAAAAGGGCGCTTATACAGGCGCTGTTGGCGAACGTAAAGGTTATTTTGAAACCGTTAATGGCGGCACCATATTTTTAGATGAGATTGCCGAAATGCCGCTGGGTACCCAGGCCCGTTTGCTTAGGGTACTTGAATCAGGGCAATATATCAAAGTAGGTTCGTCAAAAGTTGAAAAAACTAATGTGCGTGTCATCGCAGCTACTAATGTTGATGTATATGAGGCGGTAAAGAACGGCAAATTTCGTGAAGACCTTTACTACCGTTTAAACACCGTACCACTGAAGATCCCGCCATTGCGCGACAGGAAGGAAGACGTATTTTTACTATTCCGCAAGTTTACAGCCGATTTTACTGATAAATACCGTACACCGCCAATTCAGTTGGATGAAGAAGCGCAGCAGGTATTAACCAACTATTCATGGCCGGGTAATGTAAGGCAGTTGAAAAACATGGCCGAACAATTGGCTGTACTTGAGCGCGACAGGATCATTACTGCCCAAACACTGCTTACCTATATCCCGCACGAGGCCGGCGCGCGGAACCTGCCAATGCGCCTGGACCATCAGCCTAAAGAAGACTTTTCCGAGCGTGACATCCTGTATAAAGTATTGTTTGATATGAAGCGGGATATGGTGGAGTTGAAAAAACTGGTAGCTGATATTATTGAGCATGGCGGTGTTTCGCCCCATTATGCCAATAATCCGCAAACCTTAAACCAGCTTTACCGCGATATTGAGCTGCATGGTAATAACGAACCACAATTTACTTTACAACAACCCGTTAATACCGTTACAAACAATAGCAGTAATAGCAACACTATCGACGGTTTTAATATAACACATGATGCCGAAGAAGTGGAAGAATCGCTGTCGCTGATTGAAAAGGAATCGGACCTGATCCGTAAAGCCTTGAAAAAACATAAAGGTAAACGTAAGCTTGCCGCTAATGAACTGGGGATCTCTGAACGTACTTTATACAGGAAAATAAAAGAACTAAACTTATAA
- a CDS encoding four helix bundle protein has translation MMRHNFKSLKIWQKSMDLTDLTYDYCKALPIEERYNLIDQLNRCSCSVPSNIAEGSGKRTKAHFAEFLTTSLTSSFEV, from the coding sequence ATGATGAGGCATAATTTTAAGAGCTTGAAGATTTGGCAAAAGTCGATGGATCTTACTGATTTAACTTATGATTATTGTAAAGCATTACCTATCGAGGAAAGATATAATCTGATTGACCAATTAAACAGATGTTCCTGTTCGGTTCCGTCTAACATAGCGGAAGGTTCAGGTAAAAGAACTAAGGCACATTTTGCTGAATTCTTAACAACGTCCCTTACTTCATCGTTTGAGGTATAG
- a CDS encoding MiaB/RimO family radical SAM methylthiotransferase — protein sequence MMDLLIPDKTHDESRQGEALMLKAETAKNNGRKLYIESYGCAMNFSDSEIVASILAESGFETTADYSIADVIFINTCSIRENAEQRVRNRLKEFTVAKVKNPGLVVGVLGCMAERLKSKFLEEEKLVDVVVGPDAYRDLPNLIDQVDGGQKAVNVLLSREETYADISPVRLNSNGINAFVSIMRGCDNMCSFCVVPFTRGRERSRDPLSIVAECRDLFDRGYREVTLLGQNVDSYKWTSPQPSPKERALEGQVEASLENDKSLPLGEVGGVNFANLLEMVALINPDLRVRFSTSHPKDITDDVLYTINKYDNICNYIHLPVQSGNSRILDLMNRTYDREWYINRIDAIRRIIPDCAISTDVITGFCSETDEEHKETVSMMDYVKYDFAYMFKYSERPGTLAAKRYADDIPEEVKQKRLTEIVAKQQEYSFYRMQARIGRVERVLIEGFSKKSDKDYCGRSDQNAMVIFPVGEGYKPGEYVNVLIERSTTATLIGKVV from the coding sequence ATGATGGATTTGCTTATTCCGGATAAAACACATGATGAGAGCAGGCAGGGTGAGGCGCTAATGTTAAAAGCCGAAACAGCTAAAAATAATGGCCGCAAGCTATATATTGAAAGCTATGGCTGCGCCATGAATTTTTCTGACAGTGAGATAGTAGCATCGATATTGGCCGAAAGCGGTTTTGAAACTACTGCCGACTATAGCATTGCCGATGTAATTTTCATCAATACCTGTTCTATCCGCGAAAATGCCGAACAACGTGTGCGCAACCGCTTAAAGGAATTTACCGTTGCCAAAGTAAAAAATCCAGGATTGGTAGTGGGCGTGTTGGGCTGTATGGCCGAACGCCTCAAATCAAAATTCCTGGAAGAAGAAAAATTAGTGGATGTTGTGGTTGGTCCGGATGCTTACCGTGACCTGCCGAACCTGATTGATCAGGTTGACGGCGGGCAAAAAGCGGTTAACGTGCTGCTATCGCGTGAGGAAACTTATGCCGATATCAGTCCAGTGCGTTTAAACAGCAATGGCATTAATGCCTTTGTATCCATTATGCGTGGCTGCGATAACATGTGCTCATTTTGCGTGGTTCCATTTACCCGTGGCCGCGAGCGCAGCCGCGATCCGTTATCAATAGTAGCCGAATGCCGCGATTTGTTTGATAGAGGCTACCGTGAGGTTACCTTGTTGGGACAAAATGTGGATTCATATAAATGGACCTCGCCCCAACCCTCTCCAAAGGAGAGGGCTTTAGAAGGGCAAGTTGAAGCAAGTCTTGAAAATGACAAAAGCCTCCCCCTTGGGGAGGTTGGAGGGGTCAACTTCGCCAACCTGCTGGAGATGGTTGCTTTGATCAACCCCGATCTGCGGGTTAGGTTTTCAACCTCGCATCCAAAGGATATTACCGATGATGTGCTGTATACCATCAATAAATACGATAATATCTGCAATTATATCCACTTGCCGGTACAATCGGGCAACAGCCGCATTCTTGATCTGATGAACCGCACTTATGACCGTGAATGGTACATCAACAGGATCGACGCTATCCGCCGCATCATCCCTGATTGCGCTATATCAACCGATGTGATCACCGGCTTTTGCAGCGAAACCGATGAGGAGCATAAAGAAACTGTAAGCATGATGGATTATGTAAAGTATGACTTTGCCTACATGTTTAAATACAGCGAAAGGCCCGGCACTTTGGCTGCAAAACGTTATGCCGACGATATCCCGGAAGAGGTAAAACAGAAACGCCTGACCGAAATTGTAGCCAAACAGCAGGAGTATTCTTTTTACAGGATGCAGGCCCGCATAGGCAGGGTAGAGCGGGTGCTGATAGAAGGTTTCTCCAAAAAATCAGACAAAGATTATTGCGGCCGCAGCGACCAAAACGCGATGGTGATTTTCCCGGTTGGCGAAGGCTACAAGCCTGGAGAATACGTTAACGTACTTATCGAACGTAGTACTACCGCTACGTTGATAGGGAAGGTTGTATAG
- a CDS encoding aldose 1-epimerase family protein, whose translation MITHLENDHIKVAIDTKGAQLSSFINKATGIEHMWQADEKIWPWHAPNLFPVVGGLINNELLVGGEKYAMSRHGFARQSEFFLLESDETSASYSLPNCENTLKVYPFKFDFQILYHLIDNALRITYKVINLDKKSIYFSVGGHPAFNVPFNKGENYEDYYLEFETEEHFNTHLLSKDGFFNGVTHPVPTPNKKLYLTRDLFKDDALVFKDLKSRMVTIKSDKHDQTLALEFPHFNYLGLWAKPGADFVCIEPWLGCADTEGKHVDIKEKEAIQKLSVGHVFESAYFVCL comes from the coding sequence ATGATTACTCATTTAGAAAACGACCACATTAAAGTAGCTATTGACACCAAAGGCGCTCAGCTGAGTTCATTCATCAACAAGGCAACAGGTATTGAACATATGTGGCAGGCCGATGAAAAAATATGGCCATGGCATGCCCCCAATCTTTTCCCGGTAGTTGGCGGCCTCATTAATAATGAACTTTTGGTTGGTGGTGAAAAGTATGCCATGTCGCGCCATGGTTTTGCAAGGCAGTCGGAATTTTTCTTATTAGAGTCGGATGAGACATCGGCAAGCTATTCGTTACCTAATTGCGAAAACACTTTAAAGGTTTATCCTTTTAAATTTGATTTCCAGATATTGTACCATCTTATTGATAACGCGCTCCGGATTACCTATAAAGTGATCAACCTTGATAAAAAATCGATATATTTTTCTGTTGGCGGGCACCCGGCATTTAATGTTCCCTTTAACAAAGGCGAAAACTACGAAGACTATTACCTGGAGTTTGAAACCGAAGAACATTTTAACACCCACCTTTTATCAAAAGATGGCTTTTTTAACGGTGTAACCCATCCTGTACCAACGCCCAACAAAAAACTTTATTTAACCCGCGACTTGTTTAAGGATGACGCGCTTGTTTTTAAAGATCTAAAATCGCGCATGGTAACCATTAAAAGCGATAAACATGATCAAACCTTAGCACTTGAATTTCCTCATTTTAATTATCTTGGCTTATGGGCCAAACCGGGAGCCGATTTTGTTTGCATAGAACCATGGCTTGGCTGCGCCGATACGGAAGGCAAACATGTCGACATTAAAGAGAAAGAAGCTATCCAAAAATTAAGTGTAGGACATGTTTTTGAATCAGCTTATTTTGTTTGCTTATAA
- a CDS encoding bifunctional YncE family protein/alkaline phosphatase family protein — translation MKLKLVVGIVLLCAALQSFAQTPGKIEQTGQVLLPNGWKLSPAGRSLPLGDLPLNMQLSVSGKLLAVTNNGQSTQSVQLIDPKNEKLLDEVVVKKSWYGLAFSRDEKKLYASGGNDNWILVFNIAGNKLGTPDTIKLAPNAWPKNKVCPTGMVTNKSNSRLYSVTKEDSTLYIIDPDKKDILKQVKLPAEAYSCILSPDEKTLYISLWGGDMLGFYNIATQTLSTIKTSSHPNELLLDKKGKFLYVADANDNAVSVVNTSTRKIIETVSTALYPTRLTGSTSNGLALSQNGKTLYIANADNNCLAVFDVTTPGSSKSKGFIPVGWYPTNVKVLGSKILVSNGKGFSSMANPKGPQPVKKTDNSGYKQGAINSREQYIGGLFKGTLSFINGPSDAELKTYTKQVYANTPFTDKIAKTAKGETGNPIPRRLGEKSPIKYVFYIIKENRTYDQVLGDMPQGNGDTSLCIFGNKVTPNHHAIANEFVLLDNFYVDAEVSADGHNWSMAAYATDFVEKTWPTSYGSRGGNYDFEGTRKAAYPRDGFIWDYCKRAGVSYRTYGEFVSDGNPGKANLKSLEGHFCLKSPGFDLNVKDVKRTEIWAHDFDSLLTINAVPHFNTVRISNDHTSGQRKGAISPIAAVADNDLAIGQFIEHLSHSSIWKESVVFILEDDAQNGPDHIDAHRSPVFVAGPYVKRNAVIHGMYSTSGVLRTIELILGLPPMSQYDAAAMPLYDCFTSKPDLTPYTAKPAQVDLEQRNIAVNESSKRSELFNFAREDAAPDIDLNEVVWKYVKGEASVMPAPKRSAFVILEPKKEQDDD, via the coding sequence ATGAAACTAAAACTCGTCGTCGGCATTGTTCTTTTATGTGCGGCCTTACAATCCTTCGCTCAAACTCCGGGTAAAATTGAACAAACAGGACAGGTATTATTGCCCAACGGCTGGAAGCTTAGTCCCGCGGGCAGGTCTTTACCGCTTGGCGATCTGCCGTTGAACATGCAGCTTTCCGTATCGGGTAAATTATTAGCCGTTACCAATAACGGCCAAAGCACCCAGTCGGTACAGCTCATCGACCCTAAAAATGAAAAACTGCTTGATGAGGTAGTGGTTAAAAAATCATGGTATGGGCTTGCTTTCAGCCGTGATGAAAAAAAGCTGTACGCTTCAGGCGGTAATGACAACTGGATTTTGGTATTCAACATAGCCGGTAACAAATTAGGCACCCCGGATACCATTAAGTTAGCCCCAAATGCATGGCCTAAAAATAAGGTATGCCCTACCGGCATGGTAACCAATAAAAGCAACAGCCGCCTGTATTCGGTTACTAAGGAAGACAGTACCCTTTATATTATCGATCCTGATAAAAAAGATATTCTGAAACAGGTAAAACTGCCGGCCGAGGCTTACAGCTGCATTTTATCGCCCGATGAAAAAACGCTATACATCTCTTTATGGGGTGGTGATATGCTTGGCTTTTACAACATCGCTACGCAAACGCTCAGCACCATTAAAACCAGCAGCCATCCCAATGAGTTACTTTTAGATAAGAAAGGGAAATTCCTGTACGTGGCCGATGCTAACGATAATGCAGTATCGGTAGTAAATACTTCAACTCGCAAAATAATAGAAACTGTTTCTACTGCGCTTTATCCTACCCGCCTCACCGGCTCAACAAGCAACGGCCTGGCCTTATCACAAAACGGAAAAACACTTTATATAGCTAACGCAGATAATAACTGCCTTGCCGTATTTGATGTTACTACGCCGGGCAGCAGCAAAAGCAAAGGTTTTATCCCGGTAGGCTGGTACCCAACCAATGTAAAAGTGCTGGGTAGTAAAATCCTGGTTTCAAACGGTAAAGGTTTCTCATCAATGGCCAATCCCAAAGGGCCGCAGCCTGTTAAAAAAACAGATAACAGCGGTTACAAGCAGGGGGCCATCAACAGCCGGGAGCAATACATCGGCGGCCTGTTTAAAGGTACACTATCATTTATCAACGGCCCGTCTGATGCCGAACTGAAAACTTATACCAAACAAGTTTATGCCAACACGCCGTTTACCGATAAAATTGCGAAAACAGCCAAAGGCGAAACAGGCAACCCGATCCCCCGCCGGCTGGGCGAAAAGTCGCCTATTAAATACGTGTTTTATATCATTAAAGAAAACCGCACTTACGACCAGGTTTTAGGCGATATGCCGCAGGGTAATGGCGATACTTCACTGTGCATCTTCGGCAATAAAGTAACGCCTAACCATCACGCCATCGCCAACGAATTTGTGTTGCTTGATAATTTTTATGTTGATGCAGAAGTAAGTGCCGACGGCCACAACTGGAGTATGGCGGCCTACGCTACTGATTTTGTGGAAAAAACCTGGCCAACCAGCTATGGCAGCCGCGGCGGCAACTACGATTTTGAAGGTACCCGTAAAGCTGCCTATCCGCGCGACGGCTTTATATGGGATTATTGCAAACGCGCAGGTGTAAGTTACCGTACTTACGGCGAGTTTGTAAGTGATGGCAACCCCGGCAAAGCAAACTTAAAATCGCTTGAGGGACATTTTTGTCTTAAATCTCCGGGCTTTGACCTGAATGTGAAAGATGTTAAAAGGACAGAGATCTGGGCCCATGACTTTGATTCGTTACTAACTATAAATGCCGTACCGCATTTTAATACCGTGCGCATTTCAAATGACCATACCAGCGGACAGCGGAAAGGCGCCATATCCCCCATTGCTGCCGTGGCCGATAATGATCTTGCGATAGGCCAGTTTATTGAGCATTTATCACATAGCTCAATCTGGAAAGAATCGGTAGTTTTTATTTTGGAGGATGATGCCCAAAACGGCCCCGACCATATTGATGCCCACCGCTCGCCGGTGTTTGTAGCCGGTCCGTATGTAAAACGCAACGCGGTGATCCACGGCATGTATTCAACCTCTGGGGTTTTGCGTACTATCGAGCTTATTTTGGGTTTACCGCCGATGAGCCAGTATGATGCCGCAGCTATGCCGTTATATGATTGCTTCACCAGCAAGCCCGATCTTACACCCTATACGGCCAAACCCGCACAGGTTGATTTGGAGCAGCGGAACATAGCGGTAAACGAGAGCAGCAAACGTTCGGAACTGTTTAATTTTGCCAGGGAAGACGCCGCACCCGATATCGACCTGAATGAAGTGGTTTGGAAGTACGTAAAAGGCGAAGCATCCGTTATGCCTGCACCAAAAAGGAGTGCCTTTGTAATTTTAGAACCTAAAAAAGAACAGGATGATGATTGA
- a CDS encoding AraC family transcriptional regulator, translating to MQHFKNLADMHRSNGFPMPENPLFSLYRCTHTCGFGDREFTSDFYMIGFKKLKAGQIMYGRTKYDHDNGSMMFIKPRQVIQFNSVEYDEDAFIMFIHEDFLNGHFLHNEISKYAFFDYEANEALHLSPSEEQIMWDLYYKIEAEYHNNTDEYSRDIILTHIDSILKYSQRFYKRQFINRTELSGKTVSKFNEVLAAYFTNGLLLTQGLPSVNALASQLNLSPRYLSDMLKQETGKTAIELIHIYLINEAKNRLKSDYQSVSEIAYELGFENLPYFSRLFKKETGISPNQFKKQLVN from the coding sequence ATGCAGCATTTTAAAAATTTAGCCGATATGCACCGCTCAAATGGTTTCCCGATGCCGGAGAACCCACTTTTCAGTTTGTATAGGTGCACCCATACTTGTGGGTTTGGCGACAGAGAATTTACATCTGATTTTTACATGATCGGGTTTAAAAAGCTTAAAGCAGGCCAGATCATGTATGGTCGTACCAAATATGATCACGATAATGGCAGCATGATGTTCATCAAACCCCGGCAGGTGATCCAGTTTAACAGTGTGGAGTATGATGAGGATGCGTTTATCATGTTCATTCATGAGGATTTTCTGAATGGTCATTTTTTGCATAACGAAATAAGTAAGTATGCTTTTTTTGACTATGAGGCAAACGAAGCACTGCACCTTTCGCCATCGGAAGAGCAGATCATGTGGGACCTTTATTACAAGATAGAAGCAGAATATCACAATAACACCGATGAGTACAGCCGCGATATTATACTTACACATATTGATTCTATCCTGAAATACTCGCAACGGTTTTACAAACGCCAGTTCATTAACCGTACAGAGCTTTCGGGTAAAACAGTATCAAAATTTAATGAAGTGTTAGCAGCTTATTTTACCAACGGCTTATTGCTAACCCAGGGACTGCCCTCTGTTAACGCGTTGGCCTCACAACTTAATTTATCACCCCGTTACCTAAGTGATATGCTTAAGCAGGAAACAGGAAAAACTGCTATTGAACTGATCCATATTTATCTTATAAACGAGGCAAAAAACCGTCTTAAAAGTGATTACCAAAGCGTTTCTGAAATAGCATACGAACTTGGTTTTGAGAACTTACCCTATTTTTCCCGGTTGTTTAAAAAAGAAACGGGTATCAGCCCTAACCAGTTTAAAAAACAGCTGGTAAATTGA
- a CDS encoding SDR family NAD(P)-dependent oxidoreductase, which produces MAKTIFITGASRGFGKLWAEALLQRGDKVVATARDLNTLNDLVNKYGSNILPLQLDVNDRAADFAAISKAKEHFGSIDVLINNAGYGLFGSVEETTEQQAREQMETNFFGLLWLSQAVLPVMREQGYGHIIQLSSVLGLVTLPVLGIYNASKFAVEGLSETLAAEVKGFGINVSLIEPNGFATDWAGASAAQTVAMPEYDAVRAAFQAGLTDDDIFGVPEATTDAVLKLIDTENPPLRLFLGKHAHPWVKQTYEGRAAEWDSWSEVSAAAHGK; this is translated from the coding sequence ATGGCAAAGACAATTTTTATTACCGGCGCGTCACGTGGCTTCGGTAAATTATGGGCCGAAGCATTACTGCAAAGAGGCGATAAAGTAGTGGCAACTGCCCGTGATTTGAACACACTGAATGACCTGGTAAATAAATATGGCAGCAATATTTTACCGCTGCAACTGGACGTTAATGATCGCGCTGCTGATTTTGCAGCCATCAGCAAAGCAAAAGAACATTTCGGCAGCATTGATGTGTTGATCAATAATGCCGGTTACGGTTTATTCGGCAGCGTTGAAGAAACTACCGAGCAGCAGGCACGCGAACAAATGGAAACCAACTTTTTTGGTTTACTATGGCTATCACAAGCTGTGTTACCTGTAATGCGCGAGCAAGGATATGGCCATATCATCCAGCTTTCGAGTGTACTGGGACTGGTTACGCTGCCTGTGCTGGGCATCTATAATGCATCTAAATTTGCTGTAGAAGGTTTAAGTGAAACACTGGCCGCCGAAGTAAAAGGCTTTGGAATAAATGTTTCCCTGATTGAACCTAACGGCTTTGCAACCGACTGGGCCGGTGCTTCTGCCGCGCAAACCGTGGCAATGCCCGAATATGACGCGGTAAGGGCAGCTTTCCAGGCTGGTTTAACCGACGATGATATTTTCGGTGTACCCGAAGCTACTACGGATGCCGTGCTTAAGCTGATTGACACAGAAAATCCTCCGTTGCGTTTATTCCTGGGTAAACATGCCCATCCATGGGTTAAACAAACTTATGAAGGCCGTGCTGCCGAGTGGGATAGCTGGAGCGAGGTATCTGCCGCTGCACATGGTAAATAA